A single region of the Phycisphaerae bacterium RAS1 genome encodes:
- the hybD gene encoding Hydrogenase 2 maturation protease, with product MAAVCPRLILGVGNLLRRDDGVGIHAVRCLLSNADTRVGACQSREHRLPAGAHRRDADAPHSFEIYDGGAGGLELAVVLARRERVVVIDAIDRGAVPGAIAWMRPEQLQPAVRSGLSLHDFHLLDALAELELLEQAPREVRVLTVQVADVSSGIGLSPDVAPALAAIVRRALRAIHAGNGGGRPRRPWTNSETLSRRWGMRIGTRAVTERFATPPPAAAGLQCRPATDNCEPGSEHPAPQPGAAAARGAEGQPWN from the coding sequence ATGGCTGCTGTTTGCCCGCGACTGATTCTGGGAGTGGGCAATCTCCTGCGGCGCGATGACGGCGTCGGGATTCACGCGGTTCGTTGTTTGTTGTCGAACGCGGATACGCGCGTCGGCGCCTGCCAATCTAGGGAGCATCGGCTTCCAGCCGGTGCGCACCGGCGGGACGCCGATGCTCCCCATTCCTTCGAAATCTACGACGGCGGCGCCGGCGGGCTGGAGCTGGCCGTCGTACTGGCGAGGCGCGAGCGCGTCGTCGTGATCGACGCGATCGACCGCGGGGCCGTGCCCGGCGCGATCGCATGGATGCGGCCGGAGCAGTTGCAGCCCGCGGTGCGCAGCGGCCTGAGCCTGCACGATTTCCACCTGCTGGATGCACTGGCGGAATTGGAGCTGCTCGAACAGGCGCCGCGCGAAGTGCGCGTGCTCACGGTCCAGGTGGCCGATGTCTCGTCCGGAATCGGACTCTCCCCAGACGTCGCCCCAGCGCTGGCCGCCATCGTGCGGCGGGCGCTGCGGGCGATTCATGCCGGCAACGGCGGCGGCCGGCCGCGCCGGCCGTGGACGAATAGCGAAACATTGAGTCGGCGGTGGGGGATGCGAATCGGAACGCGTGCCGTAACAGAGCGATTCGCGACCCCACCGCCCGCTGCGGCCGGCCTCCAGTGCAGACCGGCAACCGACAACTGCGAACCAGGCAGCGAACATCCGGCACCGCAGCCGGGCGCTGCCGCCGCGCGGGGCGCGGAGGGCCAGCCATGGAACTGA
- the slyA gene encoding Transcriptional regulator SlyA translates to MGLTDMKALRPAADPSITPPPPGGGSAGDRATRLMRACHIFSAAVRETLESALLREVCPRPLTLAQFHLLKLLVLNGQHQAGELADFLGVSAPAATKNIDKLVRLGLLLRRPSADDRRALSLSVSARGREIVRRCDALKAARMQKIVRQFADDDLLRLTGLLERFSTALYEATRVESDVCLRCGAYLESECAVRRVHGGCPYQRQRRRGGTAHAPHT, encoded by the coding sequence ATGGGGTTAACAGATATGAAGGCGCTGCGTCCGGCCGCCGACCCGTCGATCACGCCCCCGCCGCCCGGCGGCGGGAGCGCGGGCGACCGCGCGACGCGGCTGATGCGCGCGTGTCACATCTTCTCGGCGGCGGTGCGCGAGACGCTCGAGTCGGCCCTCCTTCGCGAGGTCTGCCCGCGTCCGCTCACGCTGGCGCAGTTTCACCTGCTCAAGCTGCTGGTGCTCAATGGCCAGCATCAGGCGGGAGAGCTGGCCGATTTCCTGGGCGTCAGCGCGCCGGCCGCCACTAAGAACATCGACAAGCTGGTTCGCCTGGGGCTCCTGTTGCGGCGGCCGTCGGCCGACGACCGTCGCGCCCTGAGCCTTTCGGTCAGCGCTCGCGGCCGGGAGATCGTCCGCCGCTGCGACGCGCTGAAGGCGGCCCGCATGCAGAAGATCGTGCGGCAGTTCGCGGACGACGACCTGCTGCGGTTGACCGGCCTGCTGGAGCGGTTTTCGACGGCGCTGTACGAGGCGACGCGGGTCGAGTCCGACGTTTGCCTGCGCTGCGGCGCCTATCTCGAATCGGAGTGCGCCGTGCGGCGCGTTCACGGCGGCTGCCCGTATCAGCGGCAGCGCCGTCGCGGCGGCACGGCGCACGCTCCGCACACATAG
- a CDS encoding Periplasmic [NiFeSe] hydrogenase small subunit precursor gives MELTRREFLGTGIGTFSVLSLSFYKLSEWAEGGQPSVAERAAEIPIIWMATGACTGCSVSLLNAASPTVRFALVGDILPGKRLALAYHATLMAASGESAQRVLERVVQEHSGGYVFVVDGATAIEDTGRFCSIGERDGDPVSGYSHVRDLGRNALATVAVGSCASFGGIPAAAPNPTNCIGVEALFHREHILNPIINIPGCPPHPDWIIGSIATLLLGGLEALKLDEHHRPAAFFSQLIHDNCPYRGHFERGEFAQRFGEHGCLVKLGCKGPLTKADCPIRRWNGGVNWCVQAGHPCIGCCEPGFPFEGSLFQPVQPVQLTFPGTYPATGKDSHRQADANTYAAVGMIGVAAFLGGVGVATAARKLQTEPAEFDEELEASPATKEARHERPQP, from the coding sequence ATGGAACTGACACGTCGTGAGTTTCTCGGCACCGGCATCGGCACGTTCAGCGTGCTGAGCCTCTCCTTCTACAAGCTGTCCGAATGGGCCGAGGGCGGACAGCCATCCGTCGCGGAACGCGCGGCCGAGATTCCAATCATCTGGATGGCGACCGGCGCCTGCACCGGCTGCTCGGTTTCTCTGCTGAACGCCGCCTCGCCGACGGTGCGCTTCGCGCTGGTCGGTGACATTCTGCCCGGCAAGCGGCTGGCCCTGGCCTACCACGCCACGCTCATGGCGGCCAGCGGCGAGTCGGCCCAGCGCGTGCTGGAGCGCGTCGTGCAGGAGCATTCCGGCGGGTATGTCTTCGTCGTGGACGGCGCCACAGCGATCGAAGACACCGGACGCTTCTGCTCCATTGGAGAGCGCGACGGCGACCCGGTCAGCGGCTATTCGCACGTGCGCGACCTGGGCCGCAACGCGCTGGCCACCGTCGCGGTCGGGTCGTGCGCTTCGTTTGGCGGCATTCCGGCCGCCGCGCCCAATCCGACCAACTGCATCGGCGTCGAGGCCCTGTTCCACCGCGAGCACATCCTGAACCCGATCATCAATATCCCCGGCTGCCCGCCGCATCCGGACTGGATCATCGGCAGCATCGCCACGCTGCTCCTGGGCGGGCTCGAAGCGCTGAAGCTGGACGAACATCATCGTCCGGCGGCGTTCTTCTCGCAGCTCATTCACGACAATTGCCCCTACCGCGGACATTTCGAGCGCGGCGAGTTTGCCCAGCGCTTCGGCGAGCACGGGTGCCTCGTGAAGCTCGGCTGCAAGGGGCCGCTTACGAAGGCCGATTGCCCGATCCGCCGCTGGAACGGCGGCGTCAACTGGTGCGTGCAGGCCGGGCATCCGTGCATCGGCTGCTGCGAACCAGGGTTTCCGTTTGAAGGCTCGCTCTTTCAGCCCGTGCAGCCGGTGCAGCTCACCTTCCCCGGCACGTATCCAGCGACCGGGAAAGACTCGCACCGGCAGGCGGACGCGAATACGTACGCGGCTGTGGGGATGATCGGTGTAGCGGCGTTTCTGGGCGGCGTGGGCGTGGCGACGGCGGCCCGCAAGCTGCAGACGGAGCCAGCCGAGTTTGACGAAGAACTCGAAGCTTCGCCGGCGACCAAGGAGGCGCGACATGAGCGGCCTCAACCGTAG
- the hybB gene encoding putative Ni/Fe-hydrogenase 2 b-type cytochrome subunit gives MKTTEIIRRVTLVRLALSALVMIAFGLAIYRFLGGLGAATNLTDSMPWGLWIGFDMLCGIALAAGGFVLAGTVHVFGLKRYEPFVRPAIVTALLGYLLAVIGLMMDLGRPWVIWHPMVMWQPRSVMFEVAWCVMLYTTVLFLEFLPIVCERFGFTRALRALNRVMIIFVLAGIVLSTVHQSSLGSLFVMMGHRLHALWFTPLLPLLFLMSSLAVGVAMVIFEAILSGMIFGHRYPIRLLGDLAGALPLILSLYVGLRLMDLSGRGELHRLLEPSLETWAFLLEMVVGVMLPGLLLLSASVRYDRLRLFGCCVMVIAGVVMNRLNVALLGMLASSSGYMPRWIEILVSAGVVAGGLLVLSVMNRSLPITHAAEQVRSVGPPRPTVHGTA, from the coding sequence GTGAAAACCACCGAGATCATCCGCAGAGTTACGCTCGTACGGCTGGCGCTTTCGGCGCTGGTCATGATCGCGTTCGGGCTGGCCATCTACCGCTTTCTCGGAGGACTCGGCGCGGCGACCAACCTGACCGACTCGATGCCGTGGGGCTTGTGGATCGGGTTCGATATGCTGTGCGGCATCGCGCTGGCGGCGGGCGGGTTTGTGCTGGCCGGCACGGTGCACGTGTTCGGCCTGAAGCGCTACGAGCCGTTCGTGCGGCCGGCGATCGTCACGGCCCTGCTGGGCTACCTGCTGGCGGTCATCGGCCTGATGATGGATCTCGGCCGGCCGTGGGTGATCTGGCACCCGATGGTGATGTGGCAGCCGCGCTCGGTGATGTTCGAGGTCGCCTGGTGCGTCATGCTGTATACGACCGTGCTCTTTCTGGAGTTTCTGCCGATCGTCTGCGAGCGTTTCGGCTTCACGCGCGCCCTGCGCGCGCTGAACCGCGTGATGATTATCTTCGTGCTGGCCGGCATCGTCCTGTCCACCGTGCACCAGAGCTCGCTGGGCTCGCTGTTCGTGATGATGGGCCACCGCCTGCACGCGCTGTGGTTCACGCCGCTCCTGCCGCTGCTGTTCCTGATGTCCTCGCTGGCGGTGGGCGTGGCGATGGTGATCTTCGAGGCGATCCTGTCGGGCATGATCTTCGGACACCGCTATCCGATCCGGCTGCTGGGCGACCTGGCCGGGGCGCTGCCGCTCATCCTGTCGCTGTACGTCGGTCTGCGGCTGATGGACCTGAGCGGGCGGGGAGAGCTGCACCGCCTGCTGGAGCCTTCCCTGGAGACATGGGCGTTTCTGCTGGAGATGGTGGTCGGCGTGATGCTGCCGGGTCTGCTGTTGCTGAGCGCCAGCGTGCGCTACGATCGATTGAGGCTCTTCGGCTGCTGCGTCATGGTGATCGCCGGCGTCGTCATGAACCGGCTGAACGTGGCGCTGCTGGGCATGCTGGCGTCGTCGAGCGGGTACATGCCGCGCTGGATTGAGATTCTGGTGTCGGCCGGCGTCGTGGCCGGCGGACTGCTGGTGCTTTCGGTGATGAACCGCTCGCTGCCGATCACGCACGCCGCCGAGCAGGTGCGCAGCGTCGGACCGCCGCGTCCGACGGTGCACGGCACAGCGTAG
- the fdnH gene encoding Formate dehydrogenase, nitrate-inducible, iron-sulfur subunit, whose protein sequence is MSGLNRRQFLALAGSVGAAQVATAADPQAALPTFDNAFAILYDATRCIGCRACARRCREVNKLPPDEGLVDGVAFDKPHKLSHINLMVIQAFQAPAGPGAAPRPWSFLKRNCMHCNVPACASACPVAALRKTDKGPVLYFEDRCIGCRYCMLACPYEVPRYEWFDRMPRVRKCNLNGGCVKACPVAALVAGTRKQLISEARHRIEREPGRYIDHVYGEFEGGGTSYLILSAIPLEKLGMPKLPPTNPASFAEPILGAVPGWVVGLALFLGALRRLQARQEAAAADAPSAPGSGAGREGVS, encoded by the coding sequence ATGAGCGGCCTCAACCGTAGGCAATTCCTGGCGCTGGCGGGGTCGGTGGGCGCGGCGCAGGTCGCGACCGCGGCCGATCCGCAGGCGGCGCTGCCCACGTTCGACAACGCCTTTGCCATTCTCTACGACGCGACCCGCTGCATCGGCTGCCGCGCCTGCGCTCGCCGCTGCCGCGAGGTGAACAAACTGCCGCCCGACGAGGGTCTCGTGGACGGCGTCGCGTTCGACAAACCGCACAAGCTCTCGCACATCAACCTGATGGTGATTCAGGCGTTTCAAGCGCCGGCAGGGCCGGGCGCCGCGCCGCGGCCCTGGTCGTTTCTCAAGCGGAATTGCATGCATTGCAACGTGCCGGCGTGCGCGTCGGCCTGTCCCGTTGCGGCGCTTCGGAAGACCGACAAGGGGCCGGTGCTGTACTTCGAAGACCGCTGCATCGGATGCCGCTACTGCATGCTGGCCTGCCCCTACGAGGTGCCGCGCTACGAGTGGTTCGACCGCATGCCGCGCGTCCGCAAGTGCAACCTGAACGGGGGATGCGTGAAGGCCTGTCCGGTGGCGGCGCTGGTCGCCGGCACGCGAAAGCAGCTCATCAGCGAAGCGCGGCATCGCATCGAGCGCGAGCCGGGCCGCTACATCGATCACGTCTACGGCGAGTTCGAGGGCGGCGGAACGAGCTACCTGATTCTTTCGGCCATCCCGCTCGAGAAGCTGGGAATGCCGAAGCTGCCGCCCACCAATCCGGCCAGCTTCGCCGAGCCGATCCTCGGCGCCGTGCCCGGCTGGGTGGTCGGGCTGGCGCTCTTCCTGGGGGCCTTGCGACGATTGCAGGCCCGCCAGGAAGCAGCGGCCGCGGATGCGCCATCCGCGCCGGGGAGCGGCGCCGGGCGGGAGGGCGTGTCGTGA
- the yycG gene encoding Sensor histidine kinase YycG → MIQRISVPDLPDEAPPGQMIYPRTAALVSLLQVRWFIRLRWAFVAVALGVLGLERFVTPSAVRPTALVIPILLLAIVNLIWMGIQDYLLGQFRRLDADDPKKIRNTLLFANAQIGVDLFLLTAILRYTGGVENPMAVFYVFHMSIGALLLRPWHAIGHGLWAMLLYATLALGEYAGGIAPHMDFLPQFPSPGLYVRGEFVAAALIVMASGVMATLYFTLHITGRLVQREHQLRGAHHALKQSEAAIFDLQQRRSRFLQTAAHQLKSPLAAIETLVGLLIDRIVPADAVLGTYEKVRQRCRDGVQQVTELLALARVQRADPTRHRRSTTNVVRTVGEICRRYLPLAESRGVILHCDLPESDDLTALVDPSDLLDCVSNLVDNAIKYTGSPGEVTVDVHPASEAAAASADAGTARLAFFDRHAPPWPPDHVAISVADTGAGLDAATLDGIARPDVGGSIFDAFRRGNNALAAAIPGTGLGLAIVREIVEQSGGHIFLRSRRGDGTCFIVSFPTREPSPDEPTIRDTRASITVLEWADGANAGTTEPSGLVASPVGVG, encoded by the coding sequence GTGATTCAGCGAATCAGCGTCCCCGACCTGCCCGACGAGGCGCCGCCCGGGCAGATGATCTATCCGCGAACGGCGGCGCTCGTCTCGCTCTTGCAGGTGCGCTGGTTTATCCGCCTGCGCTGGGCGTTTGTCGCCGTCGCGCTGGGTGTGCTCGGACTCGAGCGCTTCGTGACGCCGTCCGCGGTGCGGCCCACGGCGCTGGTCATTCCGATTCTCCTGCTGGCGATCGTGAACCTGATCTGGATGGGCATTCAGGACTACCTGCTGGGCCAGTTCCGCCGCCTGGACGCTGACGACCCGAAGAAGATCCGCAACACGCTGCTGTTCGCCAATGCGCAGATCGGCGTGGACCTGTTCCTGTTGACTGCCATTCTGCGCTACACCGGCGGCGTCGAGAACCCGATGGCGGTGTTTTATGTATTCCACATGAGCATTGGCGCGCTGCTTCTGCGGCCCTGGCACGCCATCGGCCACGGACTGTGGGCCATGCTGCTCTATGCGACTCTGGCCCTCGGCGAATACGCCGGCGGCATCGCCCCGCATATGGACTTTCTGCCGCAGTTCCCCTCGCCCGGGCTGTATGTGCGCGGAGAGTTCGTCGCCGCGGCGCTGATTGTGATGGCCTCCGGCGTCATGGCCACGCTGTACTTCACGCTGCACATCACCGGCCGCCTCGTGCAGCGCGAGCATCAGCTTCGCGGAGCGCATCACGCGCTGAAGCAGTCAGAGGCGGCGATCTTCGACCTGCAGCAGAGACGCTCGCGATTTCTGCAGACGGCCGCACACCAGCTCAAGTCCCCCCTGGCCGCGATCGAGACGCTTGTCGGACTGCTGATCGACCGCATTGTGCCCGCCGACGCGGTCCTGGGCACCTACGAAAAAGTCCGCCAGCGCTGCCGCGACGGCGTGCAGCAGGTGACCGAGCTGCTGGCCCTGGCGCGCGTGCAGCGGGCCGACCCGACCCGCCACCGCCGTTCGACGACGAATGTCGTCCGGACCGTGGGCGAAATCTGCCGCCGCTACCTGCCGCTGGCCGAGTCGCGCGGCGTCATTCTGCATTGCGACCTTCCCGAGAGCGACGACCTGACGGCCCTGGTCGATCCGTCCGATCTGCTCGATTGCGTCAGCAATCTTGTAGACAACGCCATCAAGTACACTGGCAGCCCCGGCGAAGTCACGGTCGACGTGCATCCCGCGTCCGAAGCCGCCGCCGCCTCTGCCGACGCCGGTACTGCGCGTCTCGCGTTCTTTGATAGGCACGCGCCGCCCTGGCCGCCGGATCATGTGGCGATCAGCGTCGCCGACACGGGCGCCGGATTGGACGCGGCGACGCTCGACGGAATCGCGCGGCCGGACGTGGGCGGGTCGATCTTTGACGCCTTTCGCCGCGGCAACAATGCGCTGGCGGCGGCGATCCCCGGCACGGGACTGGGGCTGGCGATTGTGCGCGAGATCGTGGAGCAGAGCGGCGGGCATATCTTCCTTCGTTCCCGCCGCGGGGACGGCACGTGTTTCATCGTCTCCTTCCCGACGCGTGAACCGTCGCCGGACGAGCCGACCATTCGCGACACGCGCGCCAGCATTACGGTGCTGGAATGGGCGGACGGCGCGAACGCCGGAACAACCGAGCCGTCCGGGCTCGTGGCTTCGCCGGTGGGCGTGGGGTAA
- a CDS encoding Periplasmic [NiFeSe] hydrogenase large subunit, translating into MSRIVIDPVTRIEGHLKIEAVTEDGVVKEARCAGMLFRGLEVILRGRDPRDAQVITQRICGVCPIAHAMASALALDDAFHVADLVPHNGRVIRNLIFGSNFIQSHILHFYHLAALDFVDATAAAGYSGADRNLRLVAQYLSGGSYSPFLPRYEGDYRLSRDANQACVSHYVEALHKRREAHEMLAVFGGKMPHQMSIFPGGALEQATVDKIVSFRHRLERLRDFIDNIYLPDVLAVARAYPDYAEIGPGCKRFLSYGAWDLDQAADLTRRRRYLPAGVLNTQTQELLPLDPQRITEQVRYAWYKSTSDLRPSVGETAADPTKPSAYSFLKAPRYANEVCEVGPLARMLIAYAKGHERVRKLVDMVLSELNAPPAALFSVLGRHAARAIECKLVADAMAEWVLQLRPGEPACAESSVPAAGSGMGITEAPRGSVGHWIEIRDGVIANYQAVVPTTWNCSPRDDRDQPGACEQALEGTRVKDEQNPFELVRIVRSFDPCLACSIHLVTPKGFDRGTFRVI; encoded by the coding sequence ATGTCCAGAATCGTCATCGACCCCGTCACGCGGATCGAGGGGCACCTCAAAATCGAGGCCGTCACCGAGGACGGCGTGGTAAAGGAAGCTCGCTGCGCGGGCATGCTCTTCCGCGGGCTGGAGGTCATTCTCCGCGGCCGCGACCCGCGCGACGCGCAGGTCATTACGCAGCGCATCTGTGGCGTGTGCCCGATCGCGCACGCCATGGCCAGCGCCTTGGCGCTCGACGACGCCTTTCACGTCGCCGACCTGGTCCCGCACAACGGCCGCGTCATCCGCAACCTGATCTTCGGCAGCAATTTCATCCAGTCGCACATCCTCCACTTCTATCACCTGGCGGCGCTCGATTTCGTCGACGCCACCGCGGCCGCCGGCTACAGCGGCGCGGACCGCAACCTGCGGCTGGTCGCGCAATACCTGAGCGGCGGCAGTTACTCGCCGTTCCTGCCGCGCTACGAGGGGGACTATCGTCTGTCGCGCGACGCCAACCAGGCGTGCGTCTCGCATTACGTCGAGGCGCTGCACAAGCGCCGCGAAGCGCACGAGATGCTGGCGGTGTTCGGCGGGAAGATGCCGCACCAGATGAGCATCTTCCCCGGCGGCGCCCTCGAGCAGGCGACGGTCGACAAGATCGTCTCCTTCCGCCACCGGCTCGAGCGGCTGCGGGATTTCATCGACAACATCTACCTGCCCGACGTGCTGGCCGTGGCGCGCGCTTACCCCGATTACGCCGAGATCGGCCCCGGCTGCAAGCGGTTCCTCTCCTACGGCGCGTGGGACCTGGATCAGGCGGCGGATTTGACCCGGCGGCGACGCTACCTGCCGGCGGGCGTGCTGAACACGCAGACACAGGAGCTGCTGCCGCTGGATCCGCAGCGCATCACGGAGCAGGTGCGCTACGCCTGGTACAAGAGCACGAGCGACCTGCGGCCGTCCGTGGGCGAAACTGCCGCAGATCCGACCAAGCCCTCGGCGTATTCGTTCCTGAAGGCGCCGCGTTACGCCAACGAGGTGTGCGAGGTCGGGCCGCTGGCGCGGATGCTGATCGCTTACGCCAAGGGGCACGAGCGCGTCCGCAAGCTGGTCGACATGGTGCTTTCCGAGCTGAATGCGCCGCCGGCGGCGCTCTTTTCCGTGCTCGGCCGACACGCAGCGCGGGCGATCGAGTGCAAGCTCGTCGCCGACGCGATGGCGGAGTGGGTCCTGCAGCTTCGGCCCGGCGAGCCGGCCTGCGCCGAATCGAGCGTGCCGGCGGCCGGCAGCGGCATGGGGATCACCGAGGCGCCGCGCGGCTCGGTCGGACATTGGATCGAGATTCGCGACGGCGTCATCGCAAACTACCAGGCCGTCGTGCCGACCACGTGGAACTGCTCGCCGCGCGACGACCGCGACCAGCCGGGCGCCTGCGAGCAGGCCCTGGAAGGCACGCGCGTCAAGGATGAGCAGAACCCGTTTGAGCTGGTGCGGATCGTGCGCTCGTTTGATCCGTGCCTGGCGTGTTCGATCCACCTGGTGACGCCGAAGGGCTTCGACCGCGGGACTTTCCGCGTGATCTGA
- the afsQ1_1 gene encoding Transcriptional regulatory protein AfsQ1: MNPNADILVIDDDPYVHDAVKMILEPEGYKLRTSLTGPAGLDAMRRQPPDLLLLDIMLASPSEGFHLVYQMKKDPRLEHIPVIVISAVGQSMGFDFAREVGTDFLPVRRFLEKPINAAVLRQAVREILTPAEAHP; the protein is encoded by the coding sequence ATGAACCCGAACGCAGACATCCTCGTCATCGACGACGATCCGTATGTCCATGACGCGGTCAAGATGATCCTCGAGCCGGAAGGCTACAAGCTGCGGACGAGCCTCACCGGCCCGGCCGGGCTGGACGCCATGCGGCGCCAGCCGCCGGACCTGCTGCTGCTCGACATCATGCTCGCGTCGCCCAGCGAGGGCTTCCACCTGGTTTACCAGATGAAGAAGGACCCCCGGCTCGAGCACATCCCCGTCATCGTGATCTCCGCCGTCGGGCAGTCGATGGGTTTCGACTTCGCGCGCGAAGTCGGCACCGACTTTCTGCCCGTGCGGCGATTCCTCGAAAAGCCCATCAACGCGGCCGTCCTGCGCCAGGCTGTGCGCGAAATCCTGACGCCTGCGGAGGCTCACCCGTGA